The proteins below are encoded in one region of Streptomyces sp. NBC_01408:
- a CDS encoding DUF4345 domain-containing protein: MAKALRVFAWVMGLACTAIGLFHVVGGNAAIPGEADAGPTLDSLGRFLGAIFAGYGLAWLWAARQDPVPAKVVRWLAVVFLLGGVGRLLSLAVHGWPHWFQVALTVIELVFPPVWFWLADADERAARERRPAGAPAAGPSLPDLA; this comes from the coding sequence ATGGCCAAGGCACTCCGGGTGTTCGCATGGGTGATGGGCCTCGCCTGCACGGCGATCGGGCTGTTCCACGTGGTCGGCGGCAATGCCGCGATTCCGGGCGAGGCCGACGCCGGCCCCACTCTGGACAGCCTGGGCCGGTTCCTCGGCGCGATCTTCGCCGGGTACGGGCTGGCCTGGCTGTGGGCGGCCCGGCAGGACCCCGTCCCGGCGAAGGTGGTGCGGTGGCTCGCGGTGGTTTTCCTGCTGGGCGGCGTGGGGCGGCTGCTGTCCCTGGCGGTGCACGGGTGGCCGCACTGGTTCCAGGTGGCGCTGACCGTGATCGAGCTGGTCTTCCCGCCAGTCTGGTTCTGGCTGGCGGATGCCGACGAGCGGGCGGCCCGGGAGCGGCGGCCCGCGGGT